In Brassica napus cultivar Da-Ae chromosome A3, Da-Ae, whole genome shotgun sequence, the sequence ACTATTATATTTCTTTTGGTAgcatatttgtatttctattagtgatttttttaaattggtttcCATAACATGTAATCTTTGGTAGAATTCATTGAGTTAGTAGAACTTAGTTTTTTGGTTGGTATTTGtagatttttataaaactaatcaGTTATCTTACTGTTTTTTtcgtttaatagtttttagctGTATACTAcggtatatttttatatgtagtaactatttttaaaataatgagGATACATAACGATTAAAAGGTTATATCAGCTAATCACATATTCAAAagaatgattaaaatttaaaaacttgaCATTGCTTTATGAAGGTAATGGATATATGTGATTCTGATTTGTTTCTATAATAGTTGTTTTTACTTGGTTGATGTTAACTTTCTAATGAGTTACTATTTGATATCGATTTAATTTTAACAAAGCTTATTTTGAACTAAAATATGTAGCTATATTTTCTTATTCGGTGTATTAGAAGCgtaagattttataaataaaaatgagtaTGCTTAATATAATGATTACTCGAGTCATTTACAATGTACATTTTaaattgtagttttaaaattacccttttactttaaaattgacatataatataaatttagaacatatgaattttcttttaagatacaaaaaaattctaaaatgaaTTGTTTcactttattaaattaaaaggtaaTTTGTATTCTGTGTGTTATTCTTATTTGCCTatttaaaaaactattataatttgatGGAAAACAATACAatttagaaatacataaatagttatataaaccgATTATAGATACAAATATAAGAgaattatagatattaactttatttatttGAGAAGTTAACAACTGAaacattagatttttttttttgcatattttttaaagtatatCTCATATATTTACCACATTCAGAGTGTTGCAAATAAAAGGTCTTGTCAACCTTCCTAGAAATGAAGTAATTCTATGGGTGCCACATaagacaaaatattatcaaatctttattatttaaaatcattaattatcatatatattataattccGTATGTTCtatttaagaaaacaataaagactattttatattaataattaattatatgattaggGTTAATGAAcagtataatatatgtttagatgaaccaaattatttttctaaGCTTAATTTTCGTGATGACATGTGTCATGGTTCaaaggttgtaatgtttctcttttaatatatagaggatgTCTACGTGAAAAAATGATGttcccaaaaatgtaaaataacgcATTTCAAATTCTTTGTTCATTGATAATTATATTATCCCATTTAAGATGTGTTTAGCACAAAAGGAAGGGtttcaatatattttacttgatataaaataatatactcaataatattttatcagctattcaaaaaaatatctatgCAATTTCTATTGAATAATTTCTTCTCATTTTACTTTCTCTTAACCGCCAAAACACTACACAAGTTCATCTTTCAAGCAGTTATCTATTTCGTATGGAAGGAGCGTAATGGACGTCTTCATTCAAATGGACATAAGCAACCTATTTTGGTGATCAGGGGGAGGCTGAGTGTTTTCTAGATATTTAGATAATTGGAAACCTTTTTTTTAGTTCAGGGTTGGACCAGTCCGTtggtattttagtttttaaaaatattctccACATGTATAAGGTTGGGCTGGAATGGAGCAAGGTTGGGCCGGAACTTCAAATTGGTTTGAAACCCAGCCCGTAGTGACATGACATATTGATTGGTGGGGAATATTTCTACCCATGTGGCACCCTTTAGAAACTCCAAAAATAGtaccttttatatagtaggatactGTACTGAATATAatgtgttttaatatttttcttgtgataagattatataaaattttgtcaTCTATATACATCTAGTATATACATTATGTACAGAACTGGCTATTGTTATGTTTTATAATACACCTCTTTGTTTGAATTTTACTATATTCATTTGCTTACTAAATTCTTATTTTGGTTTAAGAGGCTGTGATACAAAAAAAAGACttggtttttgtttaaaatatatttttagctttgagtaaagaaaaataaaagaaatattgtttatgcttaatgcatcatttatatcacacctcttctcttttttgatgattttgacAAACATTTATTTATCATCATCAGGGATTGACGTGTGAGTTTGTTTCCAGTAATTTCAATATTAATTATAGGAAAAAAGaatttcaataaatatttttatatttttgttttattttactaatcacGTAATctgataattataaatataccgtttaaaagaatttgatttttttaaaaaaaaaatttacagcaTGAATCAAACATAACTGCTCAaagaattaatttaatatttttttctaataaagtctacatgtatatataatcaAGAGAATTTGTACTCTCTATACACAACTTCCCCCTTATTTGCACTCCATACCCTATTTCCCTTCAATTTTTTTCCCCCATTATTACCATTTTCCCCCAATTCAATGGTATCCCACTCTTTTCagtatattgagctaatttgcTCTATAATCAAATTCATTGAAGACTACCTCAATTTTTGAATTTACCATAATTTTAGGGTATCTAATTTATACACTTCATTAAATCTAATTTTTGTCCTATAATTATAAttacattattaaaataaaattgtatataatttattcacttataattataatatttaagtttcTGAAAATAGAGAAAGACAATGATCTTATGTAATTCATGAATTTGCAACagtaataatatgtaaaataattttcacATGTTGGTTTATTTCTTGTTTCCTCTTCTCATGCAGGAAAATTAAAGATTTTAAATCCAAATTGGAATATTAAACATTGTGGTTTTTGAATGGAATTGGTTTGATTGTTGCCGAATTTTGGTAAAGTCTCAATATGTGAAActgtaagcttttttttttatcaattagtgaaattgaaaataattcttatgtttttcattttggtaATAGTACTTATTATATCAAAATCTTTATGAGTCTTTTTAAAAAACCTGGTTTGCTCCAGTGCCTCCATCCCTTATTTTGTTAACAATGTTGTTGTTAACATGAAACGTGAATTTCAAACAGTacttgctcccttctttcaaaGTAAACCACATTCCCTTTGGATTCCCATTCTCGGGTACCATAAGAACAATATCTGGTCTTCCAGGTGATAAGATGGCCAGGCTAATGATCTTCACTTCAGGGTCAAGAGTCTCTGCACATATAAAAGAGCCAAGTTCTATAAACTCCataaaagaaacaaatgtaGAATCTATAACCAAATTATTCACAATAAGACACAGATACAGCAAACAAACACAATGACCTATGGATCATTTCCAAGATTATTATAATTACTATTataaagtttgtattttttttaacaaacctCCAATGTTGGTGACATCAACACTTCCAAGAAGCTGTTCCTTCCACTTCCTTAAGCTCTCATCATCCTATATATTCAGATTCATCAGGAagaattattcaaaaaaaaaattgaaataaagggaaaaaggaaaaaggaagCAACTTTATCCTTCTCGAGATGCTCCTTGATAGTGTACTGAGGACCCAATTGCAGCTTGGAATCatcgtcttcctcttcttcctctgtagCGCAGATAGAAGACTCGCTCATCTGCCTCCCCAAGGACTCATCTAGATTCATAAAGATGATTTGGATCGATGGATACATGATCGTTTGCTCCAGTGTCTCCATCCCTAGAAATTGCCGAATTTCAAGTTCGCATTTACACAGCAACGACTAAGTGAATCTCAAAATAAAAAGCTGTGAACTTTACACAGGGTGATGCgaagaaaaatgaaatagaATCTTACCATGACTACATGACCCTCTTGCTTTTCACTCCTCGGGTTatcatcctcatcatactcTATACTCCACACAAAACAAATGATTagggaggaaaaaaaaaaccaaaggcAGAGAGAAGTTAAAACAATAGTAAGAAAGAATATCCATACCAAAAAACCCACAAGCTACGCCATTGATGTATCTCCGAGCTTCGATGGAATCAAGACCAAGAACAATGATATTAAAATCGTTATAAAAGTCAAGCTCTTTGTCTTCTATACGTGAAAAATGCGGCACAATCTCCACTCCACTCACTCTCTCCATGACACACCTTGCAGCTACCTCTGCCTTAGGCTTTCCTACATCCTCAAGTCTAATTACAAAGACACACAAACCAAATCAATCAATCGTATACGAAACTATTAATCCTTACatgagaggaagaaggagaa encodes:
- the LOC106369630 gene encoding rho GDP-dissociation inhibitor 1-like, with amino-acid sequence METLEQTIMYPSIQIIFMNLDESLGRQMSESSICATEEEEEDDDSKLQLGPQYTIKEHLEKDKDDESLRKWKEQLLGSVDVTNIGETLDPEVKIISLAILSPGRPDIVLMVPENGNPKGMWFTLKEGSKYCLKFTFHVNNNIVNKIRDGGTGANQVF